From the genome of Drosophila melanogaster chromosome 2L, one region includes:
- the CG9254 gene encoding uncharacterized protein, which yields MADAKEQPEWGIKLSKFFVLPQRWILAIMGFFAIFNAYTMRICLSQAITVLVVKRNYTIFHTEAICEPDDQSDPSSTFEGGDYDWSQEKQGLILASFYIGYIVTHLPGGILADKFGGKWTLSLGIFFTAIFTLLTPVCIVYGGADALIVLRVLMGLGEGTTFPALSVLLASWVPANERGMLGALVLGGGQMGSIAGNIISGYVLSSMDWPWVFYVFAIIALVWFVVFTLVCFSSPFTHPYIKPEERAFLAQEVPPPDKNKPKTPFFAILTSIPMWALISAQIGHDWGFYIMVSYLPKYMSDVLRFSIKSNGLYSSLPYVTMWIMSLLSGCVADQMIKRNCMSTTNTRKIMTGVAAFGPAVFMVAASYAGCNRGMVVALFTITMGLMGTYYAGMKLTPLDMSPNYAGTLMAITNGIGAITGVVSPYLVGVMTPNATLLEWRLVFWVAFGVLVVTAIVYCIWASGDVQPFNDGTNSNKKKDAA from the coding sequence ATGGCGGATGCAAAAGAGCAACCAGAATGGGGCATAAAGCTCTCAAAATTCTTTGTATTACCCCAACGCTGGATTCTGGCCATCATGGGATTCTTTGCCATCTTTAATGCATACACCATGCGGATATGTCTATCCCAGGCCATCACAGTGCTGGTGGTGAAGAGGAATTATACTATTTTCCACACCGAAGCGATATGTGAACCGGATGACCAGTCTGATCCCTCGAGCACTTTCGAGGGAGGCGACTATGATTGGTCGCAGGAGAAACAGGGTCTAATCCTGGCCTCTTTCTACATTGGCTATATTGTAACTCATTTGCCTGGTGGAATTCTGGCTGACAAATTTGGCGGAAAGTGGACACTGAGTCTTGGAATCTTTTTTACGGCTATTTTTACATTGCTGACACCCGTCTGCATTGTTTATGGCGGTGCCGATGCATTAATTGTCCTCCGCGTACTTATGGGACTCGGTGAAGGAACCACTTTCCCCGCACTCAGCGTTTTGCTAGCCAGCTGGGTACCGGCAAACGAGCGAGGAATGCTGGGAGCCCTTGTACTCGGCGGTGGTCAGATGGGTAGTATTGCTGGTAACATTATTTCTGGCTATGTACTCAGCTCCATGGACTGGCCATGGGTATTCTATGTTTTTGCGATCATCGCCCTTGTCTGGTTTGTCGTTTTCACGCTAGTGTGCTTTAGCAGTCCATTCACTCATCCATATATCAAGCCAGAGGAACGTGCGTTCTTGGCACAGGAGGTACCGCCGCCGGATAAGAACAAGCCGAAGACACCATTTTTTGCCATATTAACAAGCATACCCATGTGGGCATTGATCAGTGCTCAAATCGGACACGATTGGGGTTTCTATATTATGGTCTCCTACCTGCCAAAGTATATGTCGGATGTGCTGCGGTTTTCGATTAAGTCGAATGGTCTCTACTCCTCACTGCCCTACGTTACCATGTGGATCATGTCGCTGCTCAGCGGCTGTGTGGCCGATCAAATGATCAAACGCAACTGCATGAGCACCACAAACACGCGCAAAATAATGACAGGAGTGGCCGCCTTTGGACCGGCTGTCTTCATGGTAGCTGCATCCTATGCTGGATGCAATCGAGGCATGGTCGTTGCTCTATTCACAATTACCATGGGTCTGATGGGCACCTACTATGCTGGCATGAAGCTCACGCCATTGGACATGAGTCCGAATTATGCTGGAACTCTGATGGCCATTACCAATGGCATTGGTGCGATTACGGGCGTGGTATCACCATACTTAGTTGGTGTAATGACACCGAATGCCACCCTCTTGGAGTGGAGATTAGTCTTCTGGGTCGCATTTGGCGTTCTTGTCGTCACGGCGATTGTGTATTGTATTTGGGCGTCCGGCGATGTGCAACCCTTCAATGATGGCACCAATTCAAACAAGAAGAAGGATGCCGCCTGA